One genomic segment of Vibrio agarivorans includes these proteins:
- a CDS encoding ABC-ATPase domain-containing protein, protein MDQLTATLKKIERQNYRAYQQIKGDYDFKDFTLHIDHVQGDSHASASRVRAIRPWSVTGLEDLRDKPQSYQIAARDFIARQFAYYAKQENDIDIALTGQTVLDSTAVLFTDEGIELRFRVNLPAEGRTILGKRAINMLTFHLPKFIRKATLERELEMDKLHQHCQVIEDQEAIRAQLKEKGLIAFVANGSVLPRFAGNSDLPMRDAVEFKAPASLEVTLNSPHKGDIVGLGIPKGITLIVGGGFHGKSTLLNAVERSIYNHILGDGREYVVTDRDAVKIKAEDGRCVHNLNLSNYINHLPMGKDTADFSTQDASGSTSQAAWLQESIEAGASAMLIDEDTSATNFLIRDERMQALVSKGDEPITPLVDRIGQLSESLGISSIIVMGGSGDYLDVADTVIQMHDYQAQDLTEKAQQVIAQHPSQRVNESESELATFKPRSCSRLALQKTLADGKYRITAKGTDSLRFGKEFIDITALEQLESGNEVNAIGWLMMQLAQLPGWSNLPAKEMADALQGDWYKAMPIQGDIAKPRIVDAMATLNRLRKAQFKA, encoded by the coding sequence ATGGACCAGTTAACGGCAACACTAAAGAAAATTGAGCGTCAGAATTACCGAGCGTATCAGCAAATTAAAGGCGACTACGACTTTAAAGACTTCACGCTGCACATTGACCATGTACAAGGTGATTCTCACGCGTCAGCGTCTCGAGTGCGTGCCATTCGTCCTTGGTCGGTAACTGGCCTTGAGGATTTGCGTGACAAGCCACAGAGCTATCAGATTGCGGCTCGCGACTTCATAGCGCGTCAATTTGCTTACTATGCAAAGCAAGAGAACGACATCGATATCGCCCTAACGGGTCAAACCGTTCTCGACTCTACTGCTGTTCTGTTTACCGATGAAGGTATAGAACTGCGCTTTCGTGTCAACTTACCTGCTGAAGGCCGCACGATTCTCGGTAAACGTGCAATCAACATGCTGACATTCCACCTGCCTAAGTTCATTCGTAAAGCCACGCTAGAGCGTGAACTTGAAATGGATAAGCTTCACCAGCACTGTCAGGTGATTGAAGACCAAGAAGCGATTCGTGCGCAACTGAAAGAGAAAGGCTTAATTGCCTTTGTTGCAAATGGTAGTGTGCTTCCTCGCTTTGCGGGTAACAGCGACCTGCCTATGCGTGATGCTGTCGAATTTAAAGCGCCAGCATCATTAGAAGTTACACTCAACTCACCACACAAAGGTGATATTGTCGGTTTAGGCATTCCAAAGGGGATCACACTGATTGTCGGTGGTGGTTTCCACGGTAAATCTACTCTACTCAATGCGGTAGAGCGCTCTATCTACAACCATATCTTGGGTGATGGCCGTGAATATGTCGTGACTGATCGTGACGCAGTTAAGATCAAAGCAGAAGATGGTCGCTGCGTTCATAACTTGAACCTATCCAACTACATTAACCATTTGCCAATGGGCAAAGATACTGCAGACTTTTCCACTCAAGATGCATCAGGCTCAACATCGCAAGCCGCATGGCTTCAAGAGTCTATTGAGGCGGGAGCATCTGCAATGTTGATTGATGAAGACACCTCAGCGACTAACTTCTTGATCCGTGACGAACGTATGCAAGCGTTGGTAAGCAAAGGCGATGAGCCGATTACCCCATTGGTAGACCGTATCGGTCAACTTAGTGAGTCGCTCGGCATTTCATCAATTATTGTTATGGGGGGCTCGGGTGATTACCTCGATGTTGCCGATACTGTTATTCAGATGCATGACTATCAAGCACAAGACTTAACAGAAAAAGCACAGCAAGTCATTGCTCAACACCCAAGTCAACGTGTCAACGAAAGCGAGTCTGAACTTGCGACCTTCAAACCACGTAGCTGTAGTCGTCTGGCACTGCAAAAAACGCTTGCGGATGGAAAATATCGTATTACTGCAAAAGGCACTGACAGCTTGCGCTTTGGCAAAGAGTTTATCGATATTACTGCACTAGAGCAACTTGAGTCTGGCAATGAAGTAAACGCGATTGGTTGGTTGATGATGCAACTCGCTCAACTTCCTGGTTGGTCAAACCTACCAGCAAAAGAGATGGCTGATGCCCTGCAAGGCGATTGGTATAAAGCCATGCCGATTCAAGGCGATATTGCAAAACCACGTATCGTTGATGCAATGGCGACGTTAAACCGTCTGCGCAAGGCACAATTTAAAGCGTAA
- a CDS encoding sensor domain-containing phosphodiesterase has translation MSKVNTSELVIPLNIQSNWQNIVNLAAEMMGVPSALIMRIHPDNIEVFSANDNKVHSYSKGDSESLGQGLYCENVIDTQQPLLVPNCFKDAFWSNNPDIALGMVAYFGLPINWPNGDPFGTLCVLDTKENPLTDVYQRLLSAFKDCVESQLATLFQHQALKSTHQALQTRVSNRAQNIADLNYSLSIEISKRQQAERQVEYQKLHDIGTGFLNRKALEQRLNNALSTQEENRESMLAVVHIAFGNGRRLQTKYGYAPWDDALIEFRQRLNELSSHVTVTGRPTSSELVIIIKDVHNESELQRLSQHIADISMQKAIIGEESVHLHAHIGVATSRETLTASELLTFASEAALSSRDSGHKFSFYQSSHSEPALYLNKQESYLLQAVRNDDLLLYFQPKVDPETRRWTGAEALLRWKHPVLGDISNEGLIKLAEQNGLIFEVGNFVLRTAIEKAAHWASLVDDFSIAINVSSVQLKNPNFSQQVEDLIECYNVPPQCIELEITEGGLISDEVLAQETLYKLKQIGVTLSLDDFGTGYASFSYLKKYPFDGIKVDKVFLHQIDENQQDKEIVRSIIHVAKKLELTVTVEGVETLAHEEFVTTEGGDIGQGYFYGKPMPCDEFEFYLTNQSPTPNNPRQIEL, from the coding sequence ATGTCAAAGGTCAATACATCAGAGTTGGTTATTCCACTCAATATTCAGTCTAATTGGCAAAATATCGTCAATCTAGCCGCTGAGATGATGGGAGTACCATCTGCATTAATCATGCGGATTCACCCTGACAATATTGAAGTATTTTCTGCCAACGACAACAAGGTTCACTCGTACAGCAAAGGCGACTCAGAATCACTTGGCCAAGGGCTATATTGTGAGAATGTCATCGATACTCAGCAGCCTTTACTGGTACCGAACTGTTTCAAAGATGCCTTTTGGAGCAACAATCCGGATATTGCTTTAGGCATGGTTGCCTATTTCGGGCTGCCGATCAACTGGCCTAACGGTGACCCCTTCGGCACCTTGTGTGTACTAGACACCAAAGAGAATCCGCTTACAGATGTCTATCAACGTCTACTGAGCGCTTTTAAAGACTGCGTTGAATCTCAGCTAGCCACACTCTTTCAGCATCAGGCGTTGAAATCCACGCATCAAGCACTTCAAACCCGGGTCTCGAATCGAGCCCAGAACATTGCCGATTTAAACTATTCTCTCAGTATTGAGATTAGCAAAAGACAACAAGCCGAGCGTCAAGTTGAATACCAAAAACTGCATGACATTGGGACCGGCTTTCTTAATAGAAAAGCATTGGAACAGCGACTAAACAACGCGCTATCGACTCAAGAAGAGAACCGCGAGTCGATGCTTGCTGTGGTGCATATCGCCTTTGGTAATGGACGACGTTTACAAACTAAATATGGATATGCTCCGTGGGATGATGCGCTTATCGAATTCAGGCAACGCTTGAATGAGCTTTCATCACATGTCACCGTTACTGGGCGCCCCACTTCGAGTGAACTAGTGATCATCATTAAAGATGTCCATAACGAAAGTGAGTTGCAGAGGTTAAGTCAGCATATTGCTGATATAAGTATGCAAAAAGCCATCATCGGTGAAGAGTCAGTCCACCTGCATGCGCACATCGGTGTTGCGACATCACGAGAAACACTCACTGCTTCAGAACTTCTCACCTTTGCCTCTGAAGCGGCGCTTTCAAGTCGCGATTCTGGGCATAAATTCAGTTTCTACCAAAGCTCACATTCTGAGCCTGCCTTATATCTCAACAAGCAAGAGAGTTATCTATTACAGGCCGTCAGAAATGACGACCTACTGCTCTACTTTCAACCCAAGGTTGATCCTGAAACAAGGCGCTGGACTGGCGCTGAAGCACTGTTAAGATGGAAGCACCCTGTGCTTGGTGATATTTCGAACGAAGGGTTAATTAAGCTAGCAGAACAAAATGGACTGATATTTGAAGTAGGTAATTTTGTCTTGCGAACCGCCATCGAAAAAGCGGCACATTGGGCAAGCCTAGTTGACGACTTTTCTATTGCAATTAACGTGTCATCGGTGCAACTTAAAAACCCCAATTTTTCCCAGCAGGTTGAAGATCTGATTGAGTGTTATAACGTTCCCCCGCAATGTATAGAACTAGAAATCACCGAAGGCGGACTCATATCAGACGAAGTGCTTGCACAAGAAACGTTATACAAACTCAAACAGATTGGCGTGACATTGTCACTTGATGATTTCGGGACAGGCTACGCATCCTTTAGTTATCTGAAGAAATACCCGTTTGATGGCATCAAAGTCGACAAAGTATTCCTTCATCAAATTGACGAGAACCAACAAGACAAAGAGATTGTGCGCTCTATTATTCATGTAGCCAAAAAACTCGAACTCACCGTCACCGTGGAAGGCGTTGAAACACTGGCGCACGAAGAGTTTGTGACGACTGAGGGCGGTGATATTGGCCAAGGTTATTTTTATGGAAAGCCAATGCCGTGTGATGAATTTGAGTTTTATTTGACGAATCAGAGCCCTACTCCTAACAATCCCCGACAAATCGAGCTCTGA
- a CDS encoding DNA-J related domain-containing protein has translation MLTNDALLQNSPDIENPLIWPIFEILKNKPQDWKVHTLAGELQQQALMPVLDECSEKDLFKRNFLMMNALYQLQAILYPEKWLQVQAMDIQLTIVTSECVIDTADPLREYYTDWSHYEAEEGEVKRLLNEFWRRYSRYIGNEKVASVENRQHALRLFDLDDQATPHMIRKRWRSLALKWHPDRERGDADTFRTLCEAWNILRA, from the coding sequence ATTTTGACGAATGACGCTTTACTGCAGAACAGCCCTGACATCGAGAACCCGCTGATTTGGCCTATCTTCGAGATCCTTAAGAACAAACCACAGGATTGGAAGGTGCATACGCTGGCGGGAGAGTTACAGCAACAGGCACTCATGCCTGTGCTTGATGAGTGTAGTGAGAAAGATCTTTTTAAGCGTAATTTTCTCATGATGAACGCACTCTACCAGTTGCAGGCAATTTTGTATCCTGAGAAATGGCTTCAAGTTCAAGCGATGGATATTCAACTAACAATTGTCACTAGTGAGTGTGTCATCGATACAGCGGATCCCTTGCGTGAATATTATACCGATTGGTCACATTACGAAGCGGAAGAAGGGGAAGTTAAGCGTTTATTGAATGAGTTTTGGCGTCGATATAGTCGATATATTGGCAATGAAAAAGTGGCGTCAGTAGAGAATAGGCAGCACGCGTTAAGATTGTTCGACTTAGATGATCAAGCGACGCCACATATGATCAGAAAACGTTGGCGATCGTTAGCGTTGAAGTGGCACCCCGACAGGGAAAGGGGCGATGCTGATACCTTCCGAACGCTGTGTGAGGCTTGGAACATTCTTAGGGCTTAG
- a CDS encoding FAD-dependent oxidoreductase produces MTGKSVAIIGGGVAGSTAALHLAEIGVNVTLIEKGPSLVSGPPICHLHAGGNLYREISTEQCIELLKQSIDTVRLFPHTLNHRPTVIAIPHSDPGTPDDLIPRLEQIQSAYQSLVDLDDKNQVLGEPRDYYKLYEKADLLKLVGKTQSTNLNSFDEWLIPFANSVNLDDVKYPIVAVQEHGWSVFRLGATAMLALEKLDHCKMDLNSEVVDLYKADCGWVVQYNKDGALHEVKAEYLINASGYKTGDIDDMVQAPRERLVEFKAAYVTRWESNQYTWPEVIFHGERGTPNGMAQLTPYADNVFQLHGMTKSITLFEGGLVSSTSDSSQPQLPQQLANKLDKGWEKDVMETRTSSAIEYVAKMVPTFSQATCEGTPLFGAQQIPGNDDTLRAADVSFAGDNYARMEIVKGSSALEGVVALVSEWSLVADVDTYQSKTIEELHPVTLSLQAKDIEAKAMQVASERNYPQALAQYFGQSL; encoded by the coding sequence ATGACTGGTAAATCAGTAGCCATAATCGGTGGTGGTGTCGCGGGCTCAACTGCTGCATTGCATTTAGCAGAAATCGGCGTAAATGTGACCTTGATCGAAAAAGGGCCGAGCTTGGTCAGTGGGCCTCCAATCTGTCATTTACACGCTGGTGGAAATTTGTACAGAGAAATATCAACAGAGCAGTGCATAGAGCTTCTTAAGCAATCTATCGACACCGTTCGACTATTTCCACACACCTTAAACCATCGACCGACTGTTATCGCGATTCCTCACAGCGATCCGGGTACACCTGACGATCTTATCCCTCGCCTAGAGCAAATTCAGTCTGCCTATCAGTCATTAGTGGATCTCGATGATAAAAACCAAGTGCTTGGTGAGCCGCGTGACTATTACAAGTTGTATGAAAAAGCCGATTTACTCAAGTTGGTTGGAAAAACGCAGTCAACAAATCTCAACTCTTTTGATGAGTGGCTTATTCCGTTTGCTAACTCAGTCAACCTAGATGATGTTAAGTATCCTATTGTTGCAGTGCAAGAACACGGTTGGAGTGTGTTTCGTTTAGGGGCTACGGCGATGTTAGCGCTAGAAAAGTTAGACCACTGTAAGATGGATTTGAACAGCGAAGTTGTTGATTTATACAAAGCAGATTGCGGCTGGGTAGTTCAGTACAATAAAGACGGCGCTTTACATGAAGTGAAAGCAGAATATTTGATAAATGCATCGGGTTATAAGACTGGCGACATCGACGATATGGTGCAAGCACCGAGAGAGCGTTTAGTTGAGTTTAAAGCCGCTTACGTGACACGCTGGGAAAGTAACCAATACACTTGGCCTGAAGTTATTTTTCATGGTGAACGTGGCACACCAAACGGTATGGCACAGCTAACCCCTTATGCAGACAATGTTTTTCAATTGCATGGAATGACGAAGTCGATCACGTTGTTTGAGGGCGGTTTAGTGTCTTCCACTTCTGATTCGTCACAGCCACAGTTACCGCAACAGCTTGCGAATAAATTAGACAAAGGCTGGGAAAAAGACGTGATGGAAACCAGAACATCGAGTGCGATAGAGTATGTCGCAAAAATGGTTCCTACCTTTTCTCAGGCAACGTGCGAGGGGACTCCATTATTCGGTGCGCAGCAGATCCCGGGTAACGATGACACACTGAGGGCAGCAGATGTGAGTTTTGCTGGTGATAATTATGCTCGCATGGAGATCGTGAAAGGGTCATCTGCGTTAGAAGGTGTGGTTGCACTTGTCTCTGAATGGAGTTTAGTGGCTGATGTAGATACCTATCAGAGCAAAACGATTGAAGAACTTCATCCAGTTACTTTATCTTTGCAAGCCAAAGACATCGAAGCAAAAGCAATGCAGGTAGCATCTGAACGAAATTACCCACAAGCTCTTGCGCAGTATTTCGGTCAATCCTTGTAA
- a CDS encoding arylesterase: MIKRFSLLFSLLLSFSVSAQTLLVLGDSLSAGYQMSAEEAWPSLIPDEFAKREQTVTVINASVSGDTSGNGLAKLPALLQEHQPTSVLIELGANDGLRGFPPNVLKTNLSQMIAQIEASGAKAIVMQIRVPPNYGKRYQTLFEDVYPQITKETGTPLIPFFLEQVILNQDWMMSDGLHPKPVAQPWIAEFVATQLEPFFPL, translated from the coding sequence ATGATTAAACGGTTTTCCTTGTTGTTTTCACTACTGCTTTCTTTCTCGGTTTCGGCTCAGACTTTATTAGTATTGGGAGATAGCCTCAGTGCAGGATACCAAATGTCTGCTGAAGAAGCTTGGCCTTCTCTTATTCCAGACGAATTTGCTAAGCGCGAACAAACCGTTACGGTTATCAATGCCAGCGTTTCAGGCGATACCTCCGGAAACGGCTTAGCCAAGCTCCCGGCTCTCTTACAAGAGCACCAACCAACCAGTGTGCTTATCGAGTTGGGTGCCAATGACGGCCTAAGAGGCTTTCCACCTAACGTTCTCAAAACTAATCTGAGCCAAATGATTGCTCAGATTGAAGCGTCTGGCGCGAAAGCTATCGTGATGCAAATCCGCGTACCACCGAATTATGGCAAGCGCTACCAAACCCTGTTTGAAGATGTCTATCCACAAATCACTAAGGAGACAGGTACACCCCTGATTCCATTTTTCCTTGAGCAAGTGATCCTCAACCAAGACTGGATGATGTCTGATGGACTGCATCCAAAGCCTGTCGCACAACCGTGGATAGCCGAGTTTGTTGCCACGCAACTAGAGCCCTTTTTTCCACTTTAA
- the fabV gene encoding enoyl-ACP reductase FabV — MIIEPTIQGVVARSAHPYGCEQSVLQQIEYVKKASPIKTDAKRVLILGASSGFGLAARIALAFGGPQADTIGVSFERGPSEKGTGSAGWYNNHYFKQHAENEGRIAINITGDAFSPDVRLQVIEAIETYFEGEVDLIIYSLATGVRPDYSSDEPSQWRSVIKPIGQSVEGAIVSLETDEWQPQTLEPASDQEAADTIKVMGGEDWESWIDTLINAESIAQGCQTIAFSYVGSELTHPIYLDGTLGQAKIDLHQTSHALNLKLANFDGHAYATVCKALVTKASVFIPAFTPYILALYKVMKEKDMHEGCIEQMHRLFTEQLFSPTGTHVDGERLVRIDDRELDPQVQKEVAALIEQMNADNFQQLGDYSGYKQEFLQLNGFGFPHVDYSQDVDFAQFSTESEVA; from the coding sequence ATGATTATTGAACCAACGATTCAAGGGGTTGTCGCACGTTCAGCTCACCCTTACGGCTGCGAACAGTCTGTTCTACAGCAGATTGAGTACGTAAAGAAAGCCTCTCCGATCAAAACAGATGCTAAACGCGTTCTGATTTTAGGAGCGTCTTCTGGCTTTGGTCTTGCCGCTCGCATCGCGTTGGCTTTTGGAGGTCCACAGGCAGATACCATTGGCGTGTCTTTTGAACGTGGCCCTTCAGAGAAAGGCACAGGCAGTGCTGGATGGTATAACAACCACTACTTCAAGCAGCACGCCGAAAATGAAGGTAGAATCGCCATCAACATTACTGGTGACGCTTTCTCCCCTGATGTACGTTTACAGGTAATTGAAGCGATAGAAACCTACTTTGAGGGCGAAGTCGATTTGATCATCTACAGCCTCGCAACTGGTGTCCGTCCAGATTACTCAAGTGATGAGCCGAGCCAGTGGCGCAGCGTTATTAAACCTATCGGCCAATCGGTAGAGGGAGCGATCGTTTCTCTTGAAACTGATGAATGGCAACCTCAAACTCTTGAGCCTGCAAGCGATCAAGAAGCGGCAGACACCATTAAAGTAATGGGCGGTGAAGATTGGGAAAGCTGGATTGATACGCTGATCAACGCAGAATCTATCGCTCAAGGTTGTCAAACGATAGCGTTCTCTTACGTTGGTTCGGAACTCACGCACCCTATTTATCTCGATGGTACACTTGGCCAAGCTAAGATCGACCTTCATCAAACTAGCCACGCTTTGAACCTAAAACTCGCAAACTTTGATGGTCATGCCTATGCGACAGTGTGTAAGGCACTCGTGACAAAAGCCAGTGTCTTTATTCCTGCCTTCACGCCATACATCCTCGCTCTCTATAAAGTGATGAAAGAAAAAGACATGCATGAAGGTTGTATTGAGCAGATGCACCGATTATTTACTGAGCAACTGTTCTCTCCGACAGGCACCCATGTTGACGGTGAACGCTTAGTTCGAATCGATGATCGAGAGCTTGATCCTCAAGTGCAAAAAGAAGTGGCAGCACTGATAGAACAAATGAATGCTGATAACTTCCAGCAGCTGGGTGATTACTCTGGCTACAAACAGGAGTTTCTTCAACTCAACGGATTTGGCTTCCCACATGTGGATTACAGCCAAGACGTCGATTTTGCTCAATTTTCAACAGAGTCAGAAGTTGCGTAA
- a CDS encoding ABC transporter ATP-binding protein: MSLSVIKANSLNHIVSTKQEQLTILDDVSLTINKGESVAIIGSSGAGKSTLMSLLAGLDTPTSGSIELLGKTLEDLDEEQRAALRSHSVGFVFQSFLLIPSMTALENVTLPCLLKGMDVDEQRARTLLEQVGLANRTHHTPNELSGGEQQRVALARAFMIEPEVLFADEPTGNLDQVTAERVVELLFELNSKHGTTLVMVTHDPSLAARCDRTIQLAAGKVVGENHA, from the coding sequence ATGTCATTGTCCGTAATTAAAGCCAATTCACTCAACCATATCGTTTCAACTAAACAAGAGCAATTAACAATTCTTGATGATGTCTCATTGACGATCAACAAGGGGGAGTCGGTTGCCATCATTGGATCCAGTGGCGCAGGGAAATCGACCTTGATGAGCTTGCTTGCTGGCCTTGATACGCCAACGTCGGGCTCGATAGAGTTACTAGGAAAAACGCTAGAGGATTTAGATGAAGAGCAGCGAGCAGCTTTACGCAGCCACTCTGTTGGCTTCGTTTTTCAGAGCTTTCTTCTTATTCCAAGTATGACTGCATTAGAGAACGTTACTCTACCTTGCTTGCTTAAAGGTATGGATGTGGACGAACAACGTGCAAGAACGCTGCTAGAGCAAGTAGGATTAGCAAATCGTACCCACCATACGCCGAATGAACTCTCAGGTGGAGAGCAACAGCGCGTTGCGTTGGCAAGAGCCTTTATGATTGAGCCAGAAGTATTGTTTGCTGATGAACCGACAGGCAACCTAGACCAAGTCACGGCAGAGCGTGTCGTTGAACTCCTTTTTGAGCTTAACAGTAAACACGGTACGACCTTGGTGATGGTGACGCATGATCCATCACTGGCTGCTCGTTGTGATCGAACCATTCAGCTTGCGGCAGGAAAAGTGGTAGGAGAAAACCATGCCTAA
- a CDS encoding ABC transporter permease, with amino-acid sequence MPNTGHRSVQPRAAQQRIAQWCWREVRSGQLWIIALALTLIFASVFALTALSSRLEQVIIKQGKDALTADLVFESSNPLPEDVTKSLQAQSNVTTAKLTRFATMAFSDSQMQLVSVNAVGDGYPLQGSLTLTSQQGVTNQVKPGELWLDERLFALLDIKEGDLLAIGDSELSVSGRITEFPGLSFNPFQQMPAALMHADGIEETGAIQPGSRVRYKLFIDAPTTVLDELQASVELTPSERWRTVDSGSRTNDVFANTEQFLSLTVVVVILMAATTLVLTCQHYVSTRQQLVSMLKSMGATKQWLRRWLGIQIAILALLSLLFGTGLGMLLEYGLRFSLAELLPSPLPSYGLRPFITAFLTCTLIAIPAMGIPLLRLLDTKASQVIAQTAESDKASRWLLVFVPIVPFLMAYSGNKLVWFILLGLVGLVVLLGLVSVGLVAIAQGLSAKPAYKLALSRINRNKIATGLQFGCLAFSVMLLAILWLVRTDLLSDWQRTLPADAPNAFALNIAEYEKATYLGTLDAAGIDRSEAFPIIRGRLSLVNDVDAKEVQKQGSDTDAVRRELNFTWAEALPDYNDVLEGEWTESKGVSVEEQVAEALSIQIGDELTFVINSHTFTATVNSIRHVEWRDMKPNFYFIFTPDVMASIPSTYLVSFRLSDQDDDLFTELSRNHPTVSLMDIRVMGEKIQSLVGQIVWAITLLAGLAGVAGLLLIYTLLNLSLVERQSEMKLYRTLGASGKRLKNTLWIEYGVMALVASLVATIGAESVVAGVMNFGFNLSPQIHYWVWLTLPLLTMLTLAIVVQGGMRRILVPLRKG; translated from the coding sequence ATGCCTAACACCGGACACAGATCTGTGCAGCCGAGAGCGGCTCAGCAACGTATTGCCCAATGGTGTTGGCGTGAAGTGAGAAGTGGACAGCTGTGGATCATCGCTCTGGCACTGACGCTAATTTTCGCGAGTGTTTTTGCGCTTACCGCCCTAAGTTCGCGACTCGAACAAGTGATCATTAAACAAGGTAAAGATGCACTGACCGCTGATCTTGTATTTGAATCATCCAACCCTTTACCGGAGGATGTAACGAAGTCTCTGCAAGCACAATCAAACGTAACTACTGCGAAATTGACACGCTTTGCAACAATGGCGTTCAGTGATTCTCAAATGCAGCTTGTTTCAGTTAACGCTGTTGGCGATGGCTATCCACTGCAGGGTAGTTTGACACTAACTTCTCAGCAGGGCGTGACAAATCAAGTCAAGCCAGGTGAGCTGTGGTTGGATGAACGTCTTTTTGCTTTGCTAGACATCAAAGAGGGCGATTTACTGGCGATAGGCGACAGTGAGCTTTCCGTCTCTGGACGAATTACAGAGTTTCCTGGGCTTAGTTTCAATCCTTTCCAGCAAATGCCAGCGGCGTTAATGCATGCAGATGGCATTGAAGAAACTGGAGCCATTCAACCGGGAAGTCGTGTCCGTTACAAACTGTTTATTGATGCGCCAACAACCGTTTTGGATGAGTTGCAGGCATCGGTTGAACTGACACCTAGTGAGCGTTGGCGTACTGTTGACTCTGGTAGTCGCACCAATGATGTCTTCGCCAATACTGAGCAGTTTCTGTCACTCACTGTTGTTGTGGTGATATTAATGGCAGCAACCACATTGGTTCTTACCTGTCAGCATTACGTGAGCACCCGACAACAGCTTGTGTCGATGCTCAAAAGTATGGGGGCGACCAAGCAGTGGTTACGTCGTTGGCTGGGGATTCAAATAGCCATTCTTGCGCTGCTCTCACTTTTGTTTGGTACAGGGCTTGGGATGCTATTAGAGTACGGGCTACGATTCTCCTTAGCAGAGTTACTACCGTCGCCATTACCAAGTTATGGCCTTAGACCATTTATCACCGCCTTTTTAACTTGTACGCTTATCGCTATTCCTGCGATGGGTATACCGCTACTTCGTTTACTTGATACCAAAGCTAGCCAAGTGATCGCTCAGACTGCTGAATCAGATAAAGCGAGTCGTTGGCTGTTAGTGTTTGTTCCAATCGTTCCGTTTTTGATGGCATATTCTGGTAATAAACTCGTGTGGTTTATCCTGTTAGGCTTGGTAGGGCTCGTGGTACTGCTCGGGCTTGTGAGTGTCGGTCTGGTGGCTATTGCACAGGGCTTATCTGCAAAACCAGCGTATAAGTTGGCACTCAGTCGCATTAACCGCAATAAGATAGCTACCGGCTTGCAGTTTGGGTGTTTGGCTTTTTCGGTGATGTTGCTCGCGATACTATGGTTGGTTCGCACAGACCTTTTGTCTGATTGGCAGAGAACGCTACCGGCAGATGCGCCCAATGCGTTCGCATTAAATATTGCGGAGTATGAAAAGGCGACTTATCTAGGCACGTTGGATGCAGCTGGAATTGACCGCTCTGAAGCGTTTCCAATCATTCGTGGTCGTCTCTCTTTAGTCAATGACGTGGATGCCAAGGAAGTTCAAAAACAGGGCAGCGATACGGATGCCGTTCGTCGTGAGCTCAACTTCACTTGGGCTGAGGCGCTGCCGGATTATAACGATGTATTGGAAGGCGAGTGGACAGAGTCAAAGGGTGTTTCTGTAGAAGAACAAGTCGCCGAGGCATTGTCGATTCAAATAGGTGATGAACTGACTTTTGTGATTAACTCGCACACCTTTACGGCAACCGTTAACTCGATTCGTCATGTCGAGTGGCGTGATATGAAACCGAACTTCTATTTTATCTTTACACCTGACGTCATGGCGTCCATTCCCTCAACATACCTAGTCAGTTTCCGTTTGAGTGATCAAGATGATGATCTGTTTACAGAGTTGTCGCGTAACCATCCTACAGTGAGCTTGATGGACATACGAGTGATGGGAGAAAAGATCCAATCTCTTGTTGGTCAGATAGTGTGGGCCATTACTTTATTAGCGGGGCTAGCGGGAGTGGCAGGGTTGTTGCTCATTTATACACTACTCAACCTAAGTTTGGTGGAACGACAGTCAGAAATGAAGCTATATCGTACACTGGGCGCAAGTGGTAAGCGTTTAAAAAACACGCTCTGGATTGAGTATGGCGTGATGGCATTGGTAGCGAGCTTAGTCGCGACAATAGGGGCAGAATCGGTGGTAGCGGGCGTAATGAATTTTGGTTTCAACCTGTCTCCGCAAATTCACTATTGGGTGTGGTTGACACTGCCGCTGTTGACCATGCTGACTTTAGCTATTGTGGTGCAGGGCGGCATGCGACGAATTCTTGTCCCGTTGCGCAAAGGGTAG